The following proteins are co-located in the Desulfatitalea tepidiphila genome:
- a CDS encoding CoA transferase subunit A yields MALNRMSAADAVGKYIKDGDQIALGGFTVNRNPMLMIREIIRQKIKDLYLVVHSHGQGMELLIGAGCVKRVELAYGGVARFAPTGHRFKKAFLDKTIEVEDYSNFHMTLRFLAGAMGLPFVATKSGLNTDIVRRSGFSAACRGKDRVPEHKLKIIDDPLDPNGGEVIVLPPLKPDVAILHAQFVGDEGTCRICGLSFADIEQAKAAKTVIVTCEEIIPEDIIRQEPDQNSLPHFMVDAVIVAPFGAHPTACHKFYDYDPVHLNLFKNMAREDDRFADYLNEWVYSLDSQEAYLEKVGIRNILKIKANSALGYAPGLDRR; encoded by the coding sequence ATGGCCCTGAACAGGATGAGTGCTGCGGACGCCGTCGGGAAGTACATCAAGGATGGCGACCAGATCGCCCTCGGCGGATTTACCGTGAACCGGAATCCAATGCTGATGATTCGCGAGATCATCAGGCAGAAAATCAAAGACCTCTATCTCGTCGTTCACTCCCATGGACAGGGAATGGAACTGCTGATCGGCGCCGGATGTGTGAAGCGCGTCGAACTGGCATACGGCGGCGTGGCACGATTCGCGCCAACCGGGCATCGCTTCAAAAAGGCGTTTCTGGATAAAACCATCGAGGTAGAAGACTATTCGAATTTCCACATGACACTCCGTTTCCTGGCCGGCGCCATGGGGTTGCCGTTTGTGGCTACCAAATCCGGTCTCAATACCGATATCGTCCGACGCTCCGGCTTTTCCGCCGCATGCCGCGGAAAAGACCGGGTACCGGAGCACAAGCTGAAAATCATCGATGATCCGCTTGACCCGAACGGCGGCGAGGTCATCGTGTTGCCGCCGCTCAAACCGGATGTCGCCATCCTGCATGCCCAATTTGTCGGGGATGAGGGAACCTGCCGTATCTGCGGCCTCTCCTTCGCCGATATCGAGCAGGCGAAAGCGGCCAAAACCGTGATCGTTACCTGCGAGGAGATCATACCGGAGGATATTATCCGTCAGGAACCGGATCAGAACAGCCTGCCGCATTTCATGGTGGACGCCGTCATTGTCGCTCCTTTCGGTGCCCACCCCACGGCGTGCCACAAGTTTTACGATTACGATCCCGTGCATTTGAATCTCTTTAAAAACATGGCCCGTGAGGACGATCGCTTCGCCGACTATCTGAACGAATGGGTGTATTCCCTGGACAGCCAGGAAGCGTATCTGGAGAAGGTGGGTATCAGGAACATTTTGAAAATAAAGGCGAATTCAGCTTTGGGATACGCTCCGGGACTGGATCGACGATAG
- a CDS encoding Fic family protein, with the protein MATHLLDLSFDPAIPRRRLGELKDMAQEVVIASSTLEGRIAVRTAAALGDRLRFLNSYHSNLIEGHKTSILDIEAALQQDFSGDEQKRYAQELCAAHVRAERVLMAEVLETPPVNICAEDFVSRIHRTIYEQLPSHHLFVHDQGGFTRHAVLPGQMRDGQVSLDGGLTPHGPSADRLPATFAEFSRAYDPVNFHGDERLIAIAASHHRLVWLHPFRDGNGRVTRLFSGLYLAHAGINRSNLWSLSRGFSRDKQWYMTNLRSADSPDEDRKGFDQDYFADFCLYFLEVCLDQIRFMDKILGLNRIDARIEGYIRDRDKTRGATDPLDQRSAKLLKALFLQGEVPRGEARSIMGMDHQTDRHARRIVSQLVREGLVCSSSHRAPLTIGFPTQVLRYYFPDIFDPSVLGEATEE; encoded by the coding sequence ATGGCCACTCACCTCCTCGACCTCTCCTTCGACCCGGCGATACCACGCCGACGGCTGGGTGAGCTGAAGGACATGGCCCAGGAGGTGGTCATCGCCTCATCAACCCTGGAGGGCCGCATCGCCGTCCGCACGGCTGCGGCCCTCGGCGATCGCTTACGCTTTCTCAACAGCTACCACTCCAATTTGATCGAAGGGCACAAGACCTCCATCCTGGACATCGAGGCCGCCTTGCAGCAGGACTTTTCGGGCGACGAACAGAAACGCTATGCCCAGGAGTTGTGCGCGGCCCATGTGCGGGCAGAACGCGTCCTGATGGCCGAGGTCCTGGAGACCCCTCCGGTCAACATCTGCGCCGAAGATTTCGTGAGCCGGATTCACCGGACCATCTATGAACAGTTGCCCTCCCACCATCTCTTCGTCCATGACCAGGGCGGTTTTACGCGCCATGCAGTTCTTCCTGGACAGATGCGCGACGGCCAGGTCTCTCTGGATGGCGGCCTGACGCCCCACGGGCCCTCCGCCGACCGGTTGCCCGCCACGTTTGCCGAATTCAGCCGGGCTTACGATCCGGTCAACTTTCACGGCGACGAGCGTTTGATCGCCATCGCCGCGAGTCACCACCGCCTGGTATGGCTCCACCCTTTCCGCGATGGCAACGGCCGCGTCACTCGGCTCTTTTCCGGTTTATACCTGGCGCACGCCGGCATCAACCGAAGCAATCTATGGTCCCTGTCGCGCGGGTTTTCTAGAGATAAGCAGTGGTACATGACCAATCTGCGGTCAGCGGATTCACCCGACGAAGATCGGAAGGGATTCGACCAGGACTATTTCGCCGATTTCTGCCTCTACTTCCTGGAGGTTTGCCTGGATCAAATCCGGTTCATGGACAAAATCCTCGGTTTGAACCGAATCGATGCCCGTATCGAAGGCTACATCCGGGACCGCGACAAGACACGAGGCGCGACGGACCCGTTGGATCAACGCTCCGCCAAGCTGCTCAAGGCGCTTTTCCTGCAGGGCGAAGTGCCGAGGGGGGAGGCTCGATCGATCATGGGCATGGACCATCAAACCGATCGACACGCCCGACGCATCGTCAGCCAGCTGGTTCGGGAGGGACTGGTCTGCTCGTCATCCCACCGCGCGCCATTGACCATCGGCTTTCCAACCCAAGTGCTGCGTTACTATTTTCCGGACATTTTCGACCCCTCGGTCCTGGGAGAGGCAACCGAAGAATAA
- a CDS encoding alpha/beta fold hydrolase, with amino-acid sequence MPYIHHGNINFYYESTGQGDPLVLIRGLGSNADHWYAQVPDLSRHYRVITFDNRAIARSSDPGGDFTIRDMAEDVVDLMDGLEISRAHILGLSMGGMIAQELALGHPRRVRGLILVVTHCGGWHQVKAEDKVMAAVERMAVDQSMEARLEAAGVFFAPQTLSGRLSVVQEYAAVSMKHPADGEILQRQMKAIQNHDAYDRLQRITTPTLVMTGADDVLIPPDNSRILAERIPNAEFIVIQGGGHQILIEQPEACNRAIIDFLKKVDAG; translated from the coding sequence ATGCCTTATATCCACCATGGCAACATCAATTTCTACTACGAATCCACCGGCCAGGGCGATCCGCTGGTCCTGATCCGTGGTCTGGGCAGCAATGCCGACCACTGGTACGCCCAGGTTCCGGATCTGTCCAGACATTATCGGGTCATCACCTTCGACAATCGTGCCATCGCCCGATCCAGTGATCCCGGCGGCGACTTTACGATTCGGGACATGGCCGAAGATGTGGTCGACCTGATGGACGGCCTCGAGATCTCCCGCGCCCATATCCTGGGGCTTTCCATGGGAGGCATGATCGCCCAGGAACTGGCCCTCGGCCACCCCCGGCGGGTCAGGGGATTGATTCTGGTCGTAACCCACTGCGGCGGGTGGCACCAGGTGAAGGCCGAAGACAAGGTGATGGCCGCCGTCGAGCGCATGGCCGTGGATCAGAGCATGGAGGCCCGTCTCGAGGCGGCCGGGGTCTTTTTCGCACCGCAAACCCTTTCCGGGCGTCTATCGGTGGTCCAGGAATATGCCGCGGTCTCCATGAAGCATCCGGCCGACGGCGAAATCCTGCAGCGCCAGATGAAGGCGATTCAAAACCACGATGCCTATGATCGTTTACAACGGATAACGACGCCCACCCTGGTCATGACCGGCGCCGATGATGTGCTGATTCCGCCTGACAATTCGCGGATTCTGGCCGAACGCATCCCCAACGCCGAATTCATCGTGATCCAGGGCGGCGGACACCAGATCCTGATCGAACAACCCGAAGCGTGCAACCGGGCGATCATCGACTTTTTGAAAAAGGTGGATGCCGGCTAG